The Streptomyces sp. NL15-2K genome contains a region encoding:
- a CDS encoding serine hydrolase domain-containing protein, whose amino-acid sequence MTEDAADRETGELRALTRRQLGRRALTLGGALAIAPFPAGPAAAGPATTHPTLRHGSPERAGLLPAHLRQLVTDAQAFLGPSPQHPWYAGAVLLAGRGGTVALHQPIGMAVRYQTYDEKTDTGVEFPADERIPMAEDTVFDLASVSKLFTSILAVQQIERGALKLEGRVAAHLPEFGGAGKQDITIRQLLTHTSGFRAWIPLYNAPTYEEKLQLIWKEAPLNPPGSAYLYSDLNLISLQLVLERITGRTLDTLLHDEVTAPLGLRRTRYNPPASWKPKIAATEDARKPWSGLDRGLVWGEVHDENAFSLGGVAGHAGVFSSAWDLAVLGRTLLNGGVHGRARILRPESVELMFTDFNTAFPGDEHGLGFELYQHWYMGAMATPRTAGHTGFTGTSLVLDPTTDSFLVVLGNSVHPVRSWRSGSAPRVAAANHLARAVPVRPAHGRTAWFSGTASATTATLTLPALDTSSGDARLRCALWWDTEPRSDALTLEASADEGDTWRPVPFTTTRRGEEPRRNPAGSVTGFSGRVWHRLTADLPAARGLTLRWRYATDRQYVGRGAYVDGLRVATADGVLFDEARPADAARIEGAGWTPSAD is encoded by the coding sequence ATGACGGAAGACGCAGCGGACAGAGAGACGGGCGAGCTGCGCGCGCTGACGCGCCGCCAACTGGGCCGCAGGGCCCTCACTCTGGGCGGCGCCCTCGCCATCGCCCCCTTCCCGGCCGGGCCGGCGGCCGCCGGCCCGGCGACCACGCACCCCACCCTGCGCCACGGCTCCCCCGAACGCGCCGGACTGCTCCCCGCCCACCTGCGTCAACTCGTCACCGACGCACAGGCGTTCCTCGGCCCCTCGCCCCAGCACCCCTGGTACGCGGGCGCCGTCCTGCTCGCCGGACGTGGCGGCACCGTGGCTCTGCACCAGCCGATCGGCATGGCCGTGCGATACCAGACGTACGACGAGAAGACCGACACCGGCGTCGAGTTCCCGGCCGACGAGCGGATTCCCATGGCGGAGGACACCGTCTTCGACCTGGCCTCGGTGTCGAAGCTGTTCACCTCGATCCTCGCCGTGCAGCAGATCGAGCGGGGCGCACTGAAGCTGGAGGGAAGGGTCGCCGCGCATCTCCCGGAGTTCGGCGGTGCGGGCAAGCAGGACATCACGATCCGTCAGCTCCTCACACACACCTCGGGGTTCCGGGCGTGGATCCCGCTGTACAACGCGCCGACGTACGAGGAGAAGCTCCAGCTCATCTGGAAGGAGGCGCCCCTCAACCCGCCCGGCTCCGCCTACCTCTACTCGGACCTGAACCTGATCTCGCTCCAGTTGGTGCTGGAGCGGATCACGGGCCGCACCCTGGACACCCTCCTCCACGACGAGGTCACCGCTCCGCTCGGCCTGCGCCGCACCCGCTACAACCCGCCCGCCTCGTGGAAGCCGAAGATCGCCGCCACCGAGGACGCACGCAAGCCGTGGTCGGGCCTCGACCGGGGGCTGGTGTGGGGTGAGGTGCACGACGAGAACGCCTTCAGTCTCGGCGGGGTCGCGGGCCACGCGGGTGTGTTCTCGAGCGCCTGGGACCTGGCCGTACTCGGCCGGACGCTGCTCAACGGCGGTGTCCACGGCCGGGCCCGGATCCTCCGACCCGAGTCGGTGGAGCTGATGTTCACCGACTTCAACACGGCTTTCCCCGGCGACGAGCACGGTCTCGGCTTCGAGCTCTACCAGCACTGGTACATGGGCGCGATGGCCACCCCGCGCACGGCGGGGCACACCGGCTTCACCGGCACCTCGCTGGTGCTGGACCCGACGACCGACTCCTTCCTCGTCGTCCTCGGCAACTCCGTCCATCCCGTGCGCAGTTGGCGCTCGGGCTCGGCTCCCCGGGTCGCCGCGGCCAACCACCTGGCCCGCGCCGTACCGGTCCGCCCGGCGCACGGACGTACCGCCTGGTTCTCCGGGACGGCGAGCGCCACCACCGCCACGCTCACGCTGCCCGCGTTGGACACGTCGTCCGGCGACGCACGGCTGCGCTGCGCGCTGTGGTGGGACACCGAACCCCGGTCGGACGCGCTCACCCTGGAGGCCTCGGCCGACGAGGGTGACACCTGGCGGCCCGTCCCGTTCACCACCACGCGCCGGGGCGAAGAGCCGCGCCGAAACCCGGCGGGCTCGGTCACCGGATTCTCCGGCCGCGTCTGGCACCGGCTGACGGCGGACCTCCCGGCCGCCCGCGGGCTCACACTGCGCTGGCGGTACGCGACCGACCGCCAGTACGTCGGCCGGGGGGCGTACGTCGACGGGCTGCGCGTCGCCACGGCCGACGGCGTTCTGTTCGACGAAGCACGCCCTGCGGACGCGGCGCGGATCGAGGGGGCGGGGTGGACGCCGTCGGCCGACTGA
- the sigJ gene encoding RNA polymerase sigma factor SigJ, translating to METPASATEQFESLRPLLLGLAYRLLGSMKDAEGVVQDAHPRWQGADRTGIREPRVFLITVVTGLALDRLRSARATREAYTGPWLPDPVATDVLGPLDRAGLRDTVGYSTVHLMERLSPPERAVVVLREGFELSYGEIARILDTTVTSCRQMHIRSGRRLAAGRNRFTLSDEDHAKLLTRFLEAAQSGDLAGLTELLAEDVVAWNDGGGKVRAAPWPVEGRDQVVAFIAGQITRHPLGAPRRVDVNGRPAAALAIDGIDQVVMIDVRDGRIDGIYAVLNPDKLGHITT from the coding sequence TTGGAAACCCCGGCATCGGCGACCGAGCAGTTCGAGTCCCTCCGCCCCCTGCTGCTCGGCCTCGCCTACCGGCTGCTCGGCAGCATGAAGGACGCCGAGGGCGTCGTCCAGGACGCCCATCCGCGGTGGCAGGGCGCCGACCGCACCGGGATCCGGGAACCCCGGGTCTTCCTCATCACCGTGGTCACAGGGCTCGCCCTCGACCGGCTGCGATCGGCGCGGGCGACCCGCGAGGCGTACACCGGGCCCTGGCTGCCCGATCCCGTGGCCACCGACGTGCTCGGCCCGCTGGACAGGGCCGGGCTGCGGGACACCGTCGGCTACTCCACCGTCCACCTGATGGAGCGTCTGTCACCCCCGGAACGCGCGGTCGTCGTGCTGCGGGAAGGCTTCGAGCTGTCGTACGGCGAGATCGCCCGCATCCTCGACACCACCGTGACGAGCTGCCGTCAGATGCACATCCGCTCCGGGCGGCGGCTCGCCGCCGGGCGTAACCGGTTCACGCTTTCGGACGAAGACCACGCCAAACTGCTGACCCGGTTCCTGGAGGCCGCGCAGAGCGGCGATCTGGCCGGTCTGACCGAGCTGCTGGCCGAGGACGTCGTCGCTTGGAACGACGGCGGCGGCAAGGTCAGGGCGGCCCCGTGGCCGGTCGAGGGCCGCGACCAGGTCGTGGCGTTCATCGCCGGCCAGATCACCCGCCACCCGCTCGGCGCGCCGCGCCGCGTGGACGTCAACGGCCGGCCCGCCGCCGCCCTCGCGATCGACGGCATCGACCAGGTCGTGATGATCGACGTGCGCGACGGCCGGATCGACGGCATCTACGCCGTGCTCAACCCGGACAAGCTCGGCCACATCACGACCTGA
- a CDS encoding trypco2 family protein — protein MIELSDMIRELRGQLTASLQDGADEAIRFELGPVEIEATVAVSREAGADSKVRLWVVDAGASGKYAHAQTQRIKVELTPKAVPPDGGPPQPALIAGDEVDNER, from the coding sequence GTGATCGAACTGTCCGACATGATCCGTGAGTTGCGGGGCCAGCTGACAGCCTCGTTGCAGGACGGTGCCGATGAGGCGATCCGTTTCGAACTCGGCCCGGTCGAGATCGAGGCGACCGTCGCCGTCAGCCGTGAGGCGGGCGCGGACAGCAAGGTACGGCTGTGGGTCGTCGATGCCGGGGCGAGCGGGAAGTACGCGCACGCGCAGACGCAGCGGATCAAGGTCGAGCTGACGCCCAAGGCGGTACCGCCGGACGGCGGGCCGCCGCAGCCCGCCCTGATCGCGGGCGACGAGGTCGACAACGAACGCTGA
- a CDS encoding acyl-CoA synthetase — MTPGHGSTVDGVLRRSARRTPARVAVEYADRSWTYEELDEAVSRAATLLRDQGLAPGDRVGAYGHNSDAYLIGFLACARAGLVHVPVNQNLTGDDLAYIVGQSGSSLVLADPDLAGQLPDDVRTLTLRDADGSLLARLPEAPPYDGPEPRSEDLVQLLYTSGTTALPKGAMMTHRALVHEYLSAITALDLSAGDRPAHSLPLYHSAQMHVFLLPYLAVGATNVILDAPDGDRLFDLIETGRADSLFAPPTVWIALSNRPDFTTRDLSGLRKAYYGASIMPVPVLERLRERLPKLAFYNCFGQSEIGPLATVLAPDEHKGRMDSCGRTVLFVDARVVDEDGKDVPDGTPGEIVYRSPQLCEGYWDKPEETAEAFRDGWFHSGDLAVRDAHGYFTIVDRVKDVINSGGVLVASRQVEDALYTHEAVAEVAVIGLPDERWIEAVTAVVVPRGEVTEEALVAHAREKLSHFKAPKRVVFVDELPRNASGKILKRELRERFGGGPGLVASG, encoded by the coding sequence ATGACGCCTGGACACGGCAGCACGGTCGACGGGGTACTGCGACGCAGCGCCCGGCGCACCCCGGCACGCGTCGCGGTGGAATACGCCGACCGCTCCTGGACATACGAGGAACTCGACGAGGCCGTCTCCCGTGCGGCCACCCTCCTGCGCGACCAGGGCCTCGCTCCCGGCGACCGCGTCGGCGCCTACGGCCACAACTCCGACGCGTACCTGATCGGCTTCCTCGCCTGCGCCCGCGCCGGCCTGGTGCACGTGCCGGTCAACCAGAACCTGACCGGCGACGACCTCGCCTACATCGTGGGCCAATCCGGCAGCTCCCTGGTCCTCGCCGACCCGGACCTGGCCGGACAACTCCCCGACGACGTCCGTACGTTGACCCTGCGCGACGCCGACGGCTCACTGCTGGCACGGCTGCCCGAAGCGCCCCCGTACGACGGCCCGGAGCCACGCAGCGAGGACCTGGTCCAGCTGCTGTACACCTCCGGTACGACAGCCCTGCCGAAGGGCGCGATGATGACGCACCGCGCCCTGGTCCACGAGTACCTGAGCGCGATCACCGCCCTCGACCTCAGCGCGGGCGACCGGCCGGCGCACTCGCTGCCGCTGTACCACTCGGCGCAGATGCACGTGTTCCTGCTGCCGTACCTCGCCGTCGGGGCGACCAACGTCATCCTCGACGCGCCGGACGGCGACCGGCTCTTCGACCTGATCGAAACCGGCCGCGCGGACAGCCTGTTCGCCCCGCCCACGGTGTGGATCGCCCTGTCCAACCGCCCCGACTTCACCACCCGTGACCTGAGCGGACTGCGTAAGGCGTATTACGGCGCGTCGATCATGCCGGTGCCCGTCCTGGAGCGCCTGCGGGAACGCCTCCCGAAGCTGGCCTTCTACAACTGCTTCGGCCAGAGCGAGATCGGCCCGCTGGCCACCGTCCTCGCCCCCGACGAACACAAGGGCCGCATGGACTCCTGCGGCCGCACCGTCCTCTTCGTCGACGCCCGCGTGGTCGACGAGGACGGCAAGGACGTGCCCGACGGCACACCCGGTGAAATCGTCTACCGCTCCCCGCAGTTGTGCGAGGGCTACTGGGACAAGCCCGAGGAGACGGCCGAGGCCTTCCGTGACGGCTGGTTCCACTCCGGGGACCTCGCGGTGCGCGACGCCCACGGCTACTTCACCATCGTCGACCGGGTGAAGGACGTCATCAACTCCGGTGGCGTCCTGGTCGCCTCACGGCAGGTGGAGGACGCGCTGTACACCCACGAGGCCGTCGCCGAGGTCGCCGTGATCGGCCTGCCCGACGAGCGGTGGATCGAGGCCGTCACGGCGGTCGTCGTCCCGCGCGGCGAGGTCACGGAAGAGGCCCTCGTCGCCCACGCCCGCGAGAAGCTCTCCCACTTCAAGGCGCCGAAGCGGGTGGTGTTCGTGGACGAACTGCCCCGCAACGCGAGCGGGAAGATTCTCAAGCGGGAACTGCGGGAACGCTTCGGGGGCGGGCCGGGACTTGTAGCATCCGGTTAG
- a CDS encoding IS701 family transposase, with protein sequence MRLGEVDRLRGELAEFVADVFGSLPRRDQRRWGECYVRGLMLDGRRKSIQPMAERLPDGNMQALQQFVNQSPWDPLPVRQRIAERLSEVITPEVWVIDDVSFPKCGKASVGVARQYCGAVGKRANCQVAVSVHAATDTASCPLEWQLYLPREWTDEPDRCRRAGIPDHVVHREKWRLALGLLDTLAEWQLKAPVVVADAGYGVSTPFRLGLQERGLSYVLALNGKEVAHPEDAEPHQPAYGGLGPPPLPRYRTPPRAVCVLAAQAGAERFTEVTWRQGSKGAMTSRFAVLTVRPAGKQSLAAAQEAGGGRNRWDGVLPVQTLLVEWPEGQDAPTDYWISNLPATTPVADLVRWAKMRWRIEHDYRELKHGLGLDHFEGRTWRGWHHHVTLVTAAQAFLTLRRLDPKVHIPA encoded by the coding sequence GTGAGGTTGGGGGAAGTGGACCGGCTCCGGGGCGAGTTGGCGGAGTTCGTTGCTGATGTGTTCGGGTCGTTGCCGCGGCGGGATCAGCGGCGGTGGGGCGAGTGTTATGTCCGGGGCCTGATGCTGGACGGCCGGCGCAAGTCGATCCAGCCGATGGCCGAGCGTCTGCCGGACGGGAACATGCAGGCCCTGCAGCAGTTCGTGAACCAGTCGCCGTGGGATCCGCTGCCGGTCAGACAGCGGATCGCCGAGCGGCTGTCCGAGGTGATCACACCTGAGGTGTGGGTGATCGACGACGTGTCGTTCCCCAAGTGCGGCAAGGCGTCGGTCGGGGTGGCCCGCCAGTACTGCGGAGCGGTCGGCAAACGGGCGAACTGCCAGGTCGCGGTCAGTGTCCATGCCGCCACCGACACCGCCTCGTGTCCGTTGGAGTGGCAGTTATATCTGCCGCGTGAGTGGACGGACGAGCCGGACCGATGCCGCAGGGCAGGCATCCCCGATCACGTGGTGCACCGGGAGAAGTGGCGTCTCGCGCTCGGCCTGCTGGACACACTCGCCGAGTGGCAGTTGAAGGCACCGGTCGTGGTCGCCGACGCCGGCTACGGCGTCAGCACCCCCTTCCGGCTCGGTCTCCAGGAGCGAGGGCTGTCCTATGTCCTGGCCCTGAACGGGAAGGAAGTCGCCCACCCGGAGGATGCCGAGCCGCACCAGCCCGCTTATGGCGGGCTCGGGCCGCCCCCCCTTCCCCGCTACCGCACCCCACCGCGAGCCGTCTGCGTCCTCGCAGCGCAGGCGGGTGCGGAGCGGTTCACCGAGGTGACCTGGAGGCAGGGCAGCAAGGGCGCGATGACCTCACGGTTCGCGGTGCTGACAGTGCGGCCCGCGGGCAAGCAGTCCCTGGCCGCAGCTCAGGAGGCGGGCGGCGGCCGCAACCGGTGGGACGGCGTCCTGCCCGTCCAGACACTCCTCGTCGAATGGCCGGAGGGCCAGGACGCCCCGACGGACTACTGGATATCGAACCTGCCCGCCACCACACCCGTCGCTGACCTGGTGCGGTGGGCCAAGATGCGCTGGCGGATCGAACATGACTACCGCGAGCTCAAGCATGGCCTGGGACTGGACCACTTCGAGGGCCGCACCTGGCGCGGCTGGCACCACCACGTCACCCTCGTCACCGCCGCCCAGGCATTCCTCACCCTCAGGCGGCTCGACCCAAAAGTCCACATACCGGCCTGA
- a CDS encoding nitronate monooxygenase family protein — protein MQTELSKKLGVEHAVFGFTPFPAVAAAISRAGGFGVLGAVRYTAPDDLKRDLDWVEAHVDGRPYGLDVVMPAKKVEGVSEADVEAMIPEGHRQFVQDTLAKHGVPELAEGEASGWRITGWMEQVARNQLDVAFDYPIKLLANALGSPPADVIARAHDRRVLVAALAGSARHARKHKEAGIDIVVAQGYEAGGHTGEIASMVLTPEVVDAVDPLPVLAAGGIGSGQQVAAAFALGAQGVWLGSIWLTTTEADMHSPALTRKLLAAGSGDTVRSRALTGKPARQLRTEWTDAWDDPEGPGTLPMPLQGLLVAEAVSRIQKYEVEPLLGTPVGQIVGRMTSERSVQAVFDDLTRGFERAVDRVNRIAGRSGQ, from the coding sequence ATGCAGACGGAGCTGAGCAAGAAACTGGGAGTCGAGCACGCCGTCTTCGGCTTCACGCCGTTCCCCGCCGTCGCGGCGGCCATCAGCCGGGCCGGCGGTTTCGGAGTGCTCGGCGCGGTCCGCTACACGGCCCCCGACGACCTCAAACGCGACCTCGACTGGGTCGAGGCACACGTGGACGGCAGGCCGTACGGCCTGGACGTCGTCATGCCCGCGAAGAAGGTGGAAGGCGTCAGCGAGGCCGACGTCGAGGCGATGATCCCCGAAGGGCACCGGCAGTTCGTCCAGGACACCCTCGCCAAGCACGGCGTGCCCGAACTGGCCGAGGGCGAGGCGTCCGGCTGGCGCATCACCGGATGGATGGAGCAGGTGGCCCGCAACCAGCTCGACGTCGCCTTCGACTATCCGATCAAGCTGCTCGCCAACGCGCTCGGCTCCCCGCCCGCCGACGTGATCGCCCGCGCGCACGACCGCCGCGTCCTCGTCGCCGCGCTCGCGGGCAGCGCCCGGCACGCGCGCAAGCACAAGGAAGCCGGCATCGACATCGTCGTCGCCCAGGGGTACGAGGCCGGCGGACACACCGGCGAGATCGCCTCCATGGTGCTCACGCCCGAGGTCGTCGACGCCGTCGACCCGCTGCCCGTGCTGGCCGCCGGGGGCATCGGCAGCGGTCAGCAGGTGGCGGCCGCTTTCGCGCTCGGCGCCCAGGGGGTGTGGCTGGGCTCCATATGGCTGACCACCACAGAGGCCGACATGCACTCGCCCGCCCTGACCCGCAAACTGCTCGCCGCCGGCTCCGGCGACACCGTCCGCTCCCGTGCCCTGACCGGAAAACCCGCACGTCAGCTGCGCACCGAGTGGACCGACGCCTGGGACGACCCGGAGGGACCCGGCACCCTCCCCATGCCCTTGCAGGGCCTGCTCGTCGCGGAGGCCGTCTCACGGATCCAGAAGTACGAGGTCGAGCCCCTGCTGGGCACGCCCGTCGGCCAGATCGTCGGCCGGATGACCAGCGAACGCAGCGTCCAGGCCGTCTTCGACGACCTCACCCGCGGCTTCGAGCGGGCCGTCGACCGCGTCAACCGCATCGCCGGAAGGAGCGGCCAGTGA
- a CDS encoding acyl-CoA synthetase produces MTSTPPPGFWAQATADPDRTVLIAPDGEQWTAGRLHGAANRLVHGLRTAGLERGDAFAVVLPNGPEFFTAYLAATQAGFYLVPVNHHLVGPEIAWIVADSGAKVLLAHERFAGPARHAADEAGLPATHRYAVGTVEGFRPYAELLDGHPESAPADRTLGWVMNYTSGTTGRPRGIRRPLPGKPPEEAYLGGFLGIFGIRPFDDNVHLVCSPLYHTAVLQFAGASLHIGHRLVLMDKWTPQEMLRLIDTHRCTHTHMVPTQFHRLLALPEETRARYDVSSMRHAIHGAAPCPDHVKRAMLDWWGPCVEEYYAASEGGGAFATAEDWLKKPGTVGKAWPISELAIFDDDGNRLPPGELGTVYLKMNTGGFAYHKDEAKTKQNRIGDFFTVGDLGLLDEDGYLFLRDRKIDMIISGGVNIYPAEIESVLLAHPAVADAAAFGIPHDDWGEEVKAVVEPAPGHEPGPALAAAILDHCAERLAGYKRPKSVDFISELPRDPNGKLYKRRLREPYWEGRTAREGAPPR; encoded by the coding sequence GTGACGAGCACACCACCGCCGGGATTCTGGGCCCAGGCCACCGCCGACCCCGACCGTACGGTCCTCATCGCGCCGGACGGCGAGCAGTGGACCGCCGGCCGCCTGCACGGCGCCGCCAACCGGCTCGTGCACGGCCTGCGTACCGCCGGCCTCGAACGCGGTGACGCCTTCGCGGTCGTCCTGCCCAACGGACCCGAGTTCTTCACCGCGTACCTCGCCGCCACCCAGGCCGGGTTCTACCTCGTCCCCGTCAACCACCACCTCGTCGGCCCCGAGATCGCCTGGATCGTCGCTGACTCCGGCGCCAAGGTGCTCCTCGCCCACGAGCGCTTCGCCGGCCCCGCGCGCCACGCCGCCGACGAGGCCGGCCTCCCGGCCACCCACCGGTACGCGGTCGGCACGGTCGAGGGCTTCCGGCCGTACGCCGAACTCCTCGACGGGCACCCCGAGTCGGCGCCCGCCGACCGCACCCTCGGCTGGGTCATGAACTACACCTCGGGCACCACCGGCCGCCCGCGCGGCATCCGGCGCCCGCTGCCCGGCAAACCTCCCGAGGAGGCCTACCTCGGCGGTTTCCTCGGCATCTTCGGCATCCGCCCCTTCGACGACAACGTGCACCTCGTCTGCTCGCCGCTCTACCACACCGCCGTACTCCAGTTCGCGGGCGCGTCCCTGCACATCGGCCACCGCCTGGTCCTGATGGACAAGTGGACACCTCAGGAGATGCTCCGCCTCATCGACACCCACCGGTGCACCCACACCCACATGGTCCCGACCCAGTTCCACCGTCTGCTGGCGCTCCCGGAGGAGACCCGGGCCCGCTACGACGTCTCGTCCATGCGCCACGCCATCCACGGCGCCGCCCCCTGCCCCGACCATGTGAAGCGGGCGATGCTCGACTGGTGGGGCCCCTGCGTGGAGGAGTACTACGCGGCCAGCGAGGGCGGCGGAGCCTTCGCCACCGCCGAGGACTGGCTGAAGAAACCCGGCACCGTCGGCAAGGCCTGGCCCATCAGCGAACTTGCGATCTTCGACGACGACGGCAACCGGCTCCCGCCCGGCGAACTCGGCACCGTCTACCTGAAGATGAACACCGGCGGCTTCGCGTACCACAAGGACGAGGCCAAGACGAAGCAGAACCGCATCGGCGACTTCTTCACCGTCGGAGACCTCGGACTGCTGGACGAGGACGGCTATCTCTTCCTCCGCGACCGCAAGATCGACATGATCATCTCGGGCGGCGTCAACATCTACCCGGCCGAGATCGAGTCCGTCCTGCTCGCCCACCCCGCCGTCGCCGACGCCGCCGCCTTCGGCATTCCGCACGACGACTGGGGGGAGGAGGTCAAGGCCGTCGTCGAACCGGCCCCCGGCCACGAACCCGGCCCCGCCCTCGCCGCCGCGATCCTCGACCACTGCGCCGAGCGACTCGCGGGCTACAAGCGGCCCAAGAGCGTCGACTTCATCTCCGAGCTGCCCCGCGACCCCAACGGCAAGCTGTACAAGCGACGGCTGCGGGAGCCGTACTGGGAAGGCCGCACCGCCCGGGAAGGTGCCCCGCCGCGCTGA
- a CDS encoding NAD(P)/FAD-dependent oxidoreductase, giving the protein MPAHEGHRTYDAVVIGGGHNGLVAAAYLARAGRSVLLLERLDHTGGAAVSTRPFAGVDARLSRYSYLVSLLPKKIVRDLGLDFRIRTRTVSSYTPVERDGRPTGLLVGGGERRTREAFARLTGGGREYEAWQRFYGMTGRVAQRVFPTLTEPLPTRDDLRRRIDDEDAWRTLFEEPIGAAIEDRFADDLVRGVVLTDALIGTFADAHDPALRQNRCFLYHVIGGGTGAWDVPVGGMGALTDALASAARAAGAVLATGHEAVRIDTDGRTAEITYRTADGDGVVAARHVLVGASPQELAALTGDEPPTPAEGAQLKVNMLLKRLPRLRDTSVDPREAFSGTLHIAEGYEQLATAHAQAASGALPTAPPSEIYCHSLTDPTILGPDLVERGYQTLTLFGLHAPARLFARDNDGVRDELLKSTLAQLDAHLAEPLADCLATDADGRPCIEAKTPLDLERDLRLPGGNIFHRDLSRPYAQEDTGRWGVETRHANVLLCGAGAVRGGGVSGVPGHNAAMAVLEASEH; this is encoded by the coding sequence ATGCCTGCACACGAGGGACACCGGACGTACGACGCCGTCGTGATCGGCGGCGGCCACAACGGCCTCGTCGCCGCCGCCTACCTGGCCCGGGCCGGACGCTCCGTGCTGCTGCTGGAGCGGCTGGACCACACCGGCGGCGCGGCCGTCTCCACCCGGCCCTTCGCCGGCGTGGACGCCCGGCTGTCGCGCTACTCCTACCTGGTCAGCCTGCTGCCGAAGAAGATCGTGCGGGACCTCGGCCTGGACTTCCGTATCCGCACCCGCACCGTCTCGTCGTACACCCCCGTGGAACGGGACGGCCGGCCGACCGGACTCCTGGTCGGCGGCGGCGAGCGGCGCACTCGGGAGGCCTTCGCCCGGCTGACCGGCGGCGGCCGCGAGTACGAGGCCTGGCAGCGCTTCTACGGCATGACCGGCCGCGTCGCCCAGCGGGTCTTCCCGACGCTCACCGAACCGCTGCCGACCCGCGACGACCTGCGCCGCCGTATCGACGACGAGGACGCCTGGCGGACCCTCTTCGAGGAGCCGATCGGGGCGGCGATCGAGGACCGCTTCGCCGACGACCTGGTACGGGGCGTGGTCCTCACCGACGCCCTCATCGGGACGTTCGCCGACGCCCACGACCCCGCGCTGCGGCAGAACCGCTGCTTCCTCTACCACGTCATCGGCGGCGGCACCGGTGCCTGGGACGTCCCCGTCGGCGGCATGGGCGCCCTCACCGACGCCCTGGCCTCGGCGGCACGCGCGGCGGGCGCCGTCCTCGCCACGGGGCACGAGGCCGTACGGATCGACACGGACGGCCGTACCGCCGAGATCACGTACCGGACCGCTGACGGGGACGGTGTCGTCGCCGCCCGGCACGTCCTGGTGGGCGCCTCCCCGCAGGAACTGGCGGCCCTCACGGGCGACGAACCCCCGACACCCGCCGAGGGCGCCCAGCTCAAGGTGAACATGCTCCTCAAGCGCCTGCCGAGGCTGCGCGACACCTCCGTCGACCCCCGTGAGGCCTTCTCGGGCACCCTCCACATCGCCGAGGGCTACGAGCAGCTGGCCACCGCCCACGCCCAGGCCGCGTCCGGCGCACTGCCCACCGCTCCGCCCTCCGAGATCTACTGCCACTCGCTCACCGACCCGACGATCCTCGGCCCGGACCTCGTCGAGCGGGGCTACCAGACGCTGACACTGTTCGGGCTGCACGCGCCTGCCCGGCTCTTCGCACGGGACAACGACGGCGTACGCGATGAGCTGCTGAAATCGACCCTCGCGCAGCTCGACGCCCACCTCGCCGAGCCGCTCGCCGACTGCCTGGCGACCGACGCGGACGGACGCCCGTGCATCGAGGCCAAGACCCCGCTGGACCTGGAGCGCGACCTGCGTCTGCCCGGCGGCAACATCTTCCACCGCGACCTCTCCCGGCCCTACGCCCAGGAGGACACGGGCCGCTGGGGCGTGGAGACCCGGCATGCGAACGTGCTGCTGTGCGGGGCGGGGGCCGTGCGAGGGGGAGGGGTGAGCGGGGTGCCGGGGCACAACGCGGCGATGGCGGTGCTGGAGGCGTCGGAGCACTGA
- a CDS encoding DUF2795 domain-containing protein — protein MADLSPIDLQKALSGMDYPTDKKHLVERARKNKADDKIVSRLDGLKEDRFDGPNEVQKAVFNQ, from the coding sequence ATGGCGGACCTCAGCCCCATCGACCTGCAGAAGGCCCTCAGCGGCATGGACTACCCCACGGACAAGAAGCACCTGGTGGAGCGTGCCCGCAAGAACAAGGCCGACGACAAGATCGTCAGCCGCCTCGACGGTCTGAAGGAGGACCGCTTCGACGGCCCGAACGAGGTACAGAAGGCCGTCTTCAACCAGTAG